One Methylomonas sp. LL1 DNA window includes the following coding sequences:
- a CDS encoding ATP-binding protein, protein MRIRKWATLSFTAAFAIMALLSLLIWQMQERTTRIRLTVATLDHLVSDFTQINNLANEYRLTRSERPKQQWFALHAEAMNHLDAIATGNKDRLLPIIRHDSEFLRGVFEDLVKYHERNNATDDLIMTREVTTAQFELRVRSLITSIETSRSEARRRSEADEAILISLFVASVVYWLVFISINTYLLGRRVLEPISRLRQGARIIGKGHLEHRVGLMSHDEMGDLSNSIDSMSRQLQLITTSRDSLEREIAERKKAEAELDSYRCHLEQLVAERTRELEQARDAAEAANRAKSIFLANMSHELRTPLNAILGFAQIMARDQRIPEDERRNIATINRSGNHLLALINDVLEISRIEAGRTTVTNEAFDLPLALNAVEEMIRVRAETKGLAFSVERASDLPCYVQGDVHHLHQVLLNLLGNAVKYTDRGRICLNVNLLPDRTIRFEVSDTGPGIAEDDQGRIFKAFYQTAGGIAKGEGTGLGLAISREFVRLMGGELTVTSELGKGSTFAFGIPLPIAEAVSNTASPAGIVGLAAGQHAPRILVAEDKLDNQQVVEQLLRQIGCEVAIAANGQEAVELFQSWHPQLILMDMRMPVMDGYQATRAIRSLLGGDKFPILALTASAFEEDKEQVLAAGCDEMLSKPIEAQRLFEAIGRALGLRFESAETQSEIVPAITNLADLPPELISDLSQAAMTLDKDNLMLILNRLRPEYPAEAELMAKLAEDFRFDRIQQMLRQTEQITDGIQP, encoded by the coding sequence ATGAGGATACGGAAATGGGCCACGCTGAGTTTCACTGCTGCCTTTGCCATCATGGCTTTGCTAAGCCTGTTGATTTGGCAAATGCAAGAGCGTACCACTCGAATCCGGCTGACCGTGGCAACCCTAGACCATCTGGTCTCGGATTTTACCCAAATCAATAATCTGGCCAACGAATATCGGCTGACACGCTCGGAGCGCCCGAAACAACAATGGTTCGCGTTGCACGCCGAAGCGATGAATCATCTGGATGCGATAGCGACCGGCAACAAAGACCGCCTATTACCTATAATCCGGCATGACAGCGAATTTTTGCGCGGCGTGTTCGAAGACCTGGTCAAATATCACGAACGCAACAATGCGACCGACGATCTGATCATGACTCGAGAGGTGACGACGGCCCAGTTCGAGTTACGGGTACGCAGCCTGATCACCAGCATTGAAACCTCGCGTAGCGAGGCCAGACGCCGTAGTGAAGCGGATGAGGCGATATTGATAAGCCTGTTCGTCGCCAGCGTGGTCTACTGGCTGGTTTTTATTAGCATCAATACCTATTTGCTGGGACGCCGGGTATTGGAGCCGATCAGCCGCCTGCGGCAGGGGGCCCGAATCATAGGCAAAGGCCATCTGGAACATAGGGTTGGCCTGATGAGCCATGACGAGATGGGCGACCTGTCTAACTCGATAGACAGCATGTCGCGGCAGTTGCAGCTTATCACTACCTCTCGCGACTCGCTGGAACGGGAAATAGCCGAACGCAAGAAAGCGGAGGCGGAATTGGACAGCTATCGGTGCCACCTCGAACAACTCGTGGCCGAGCGCACGCGGGAGCTTGAGCAAGCCCGCGACGCAGCCGAGGCGGCCAATCGTGCCAAGAGTATTTTCCTGGCCAATATGTCGCATGAGTTGCGGACGCCTTTGAACGCCATCCTCGGCTTTGCTCAGATCATGGCGCGCGATCAGCGCATTCCGGAAGATGAGCGCCGCAACATTGCCACCATTAATCGTTCTGGCAATCATCTCCTGGCGCTGATCAACGACGTACTGGAAATCTCCCGCATCGAAGCCGGCCGAACCACGGTCACCAATGAGGCCTTCGATTTGCCTCTTGCCCTAAATGCGGTAGAAGAGATGATACGTGTCCGCGCGGAAACCAAGGGACTGGCTTTCAGTGTCGAACGAGCTTCCGACTTGCCGTGCTATGTCCAGGGGGACGTTCACCATCTGCATCAGGTGCTGCTCAACTTGCTGGGCAATGCCGTGAAATATACCGATCGAGGCCGGATTTGCCTGAATGTCAACCTGCTGCCGGATCGAACTATTCGCTTCGAGGTCAGCGACACCGGCCCCGGCATCGCCGAGGATGATCAGGGTCGTATTTTCAAAGCCTTCTACCAAACCGCCGGCGGCATCGCCAAGGGCGAGGGTACGGGTTTGGGGCTGGCTATCAGCCGGGAGTTCGTTCGCCTGATGGGAGGGGAGTTGACCGTGACCAGTGAGCTGGGCAAGGGCAGTACTTTTGCTTTCGGGATTCCGTTGCCAATTGCCGAAGCCGTATCCAATACCGCCAGCCCCGCTGGAATCGTCGGCTTGGCGGCCGGCCAGCATGCGCCGCGTATCCTGGTGGCCGAAGATAAACTCGATAACCAGCAGGTGGTGGAGCAATTATTGAGACAGATCGGCTGCGAGGTAGCGATAGCCGCCAATGGCCAGGAAGCGGTCGAATTGTTCCAAAGCTGGCATCCTCAGCTGATTCTGATGGATATGCGCATGCCGGTGATGGATGGCTACCAGGCCACCCGAGCGATACGTTCGCTACTTGGGGGCGACAAATTCCCGATTCTTGCTCTGACCGCTTCGGCTTTCGAGGAAGATAAGGAACAAGTGTTGGCGGCCGGTTGCGATGAGATGTTGAGCAAACCCATCGAGGCCCAACGTTTGTTCGAAGCCATCGGACGGGCGCTAGGGCTGCGTTTCGAGTCCGCCGAAACCCAATCGGAAATTGTGCCGGCGATTACCAATCTAGCCGATTTGCCGCCCGAGTTAATAAGCGATTTAAGCCAGGCCGCCATGACCTTGGACAAGGATAACTTAATGCTTATTCTCAATCGTCTGCGTCCCGAATACCCGGCCGAAGCCGAACTGATGGCCAAGTTGGCGGAAGATTTTCGCTTCGATCGTATCCAGCAGATGTTGCGGCAAACCGAACAGATTACCGATGGCATTCAGCCATGA